A genomic window from Sphingobacterium sp. BN32 includes:
- a CDS encoding glucose-1-phosphate adenylyltransferase, protein MAHKVVSIVLGGGRGTRLYPLTDQRSKPAVPIAGKYRLVDIPISNCLNSGYNKIFVLTQFNSASLNKHIKNSYNFSIFSKGFVDILAAEQTSEGDSWFEGTADAVRRTQKNLVNVDYDYVLILSGDQLYQMDYSAMVDFHVEGGGDITIATIPVTGKEATGFGILKSDENGEVSSFIEKPSKDLLQDWTSEVPEELEKQGRNYLASMGIYVFSKGVMKTLLAENKGMDFGKEIIPDAIGNVKILSYQYDNYWTDIGTISSFFEANIGLTDDIPAFNLFGETVYTRARMLPPSKVSGTTLNHVIVSDGCIILADKIHRSVMGIRSRVGAGTVIKMTYMMGSDYYEELTEVVEMTNSQEPPPIGVGERCYIENAILDKNCRIGNDVRIKGGKHLPDGDFEQYSVVDGIIVVKKNAVIDHNTSIGL, encoded by the coding sequence ATGGCGCACAAAGTTGTTTCAATTGTATTAGGAGGAGGCCGCGGAACACGCCTTTATCCATTGACCGACCAGCGGTCTAAACCTGCGGTTCCTATTGCTGGAAAATACAGATTGGTGGATATTCCCATCTCTAACTGTTTGAACTCAGGTTACAACAAGATATTTGTACTGACACAATTTAACTCGGCGTCCTTAAATAAGCATATCAAGAACTCCTACAACTTCAGTATTTTCAGTAAAGGTTTTGTGGATATTCTTGCAGCTGAACAGACCAGTGAGGGGGATAGTTGGTTTGAGGGAACGGCAGATGCGGTACGCCGTACGCAGAAAAACTTAGTGAATGTAGATTATGACTATGTTCTTATTCTTTCTGGAGACCAATTATACCAGATGGATTATTCTGCTATGGTTGATTTCCACGTCGAGGGCGGAGGCGATATTACAATCGCGACAATCCCTGTTACAGGGAAAGAAGCAACTGGTTTTGGAATTTTGAAATCTGACGAAAATGGAGAGGTATCCTCTTTTATCGAAAAACCCAGCAAGGATTTGCTTCAAGATTGGACTTCGGAAGTTCCTGAAGAACTGGAAAAGCAGGGCAGAAATTATTTAGCCTCTATGGGGATCTACGTGTTCTCGAAAGGCGTCATGAAGACACTGTTGGCAGAGAATAAGGGGATGGATTTTGGGAAGGAAATTATCCCGGATGCCATAGGCAACGTCAAGATATTGAGCTATCAATATGATAATTACTGGACTGATATCGGTACGATTTCTTCGTTTTTTGAAGCTAATATTGGTCTGACGGATGATATTCCAGCATTTAATCTATTTGGCGAGACCGTTTATACGCGTGCGCGCATGCTTCCTCCGTCAAAGGTCTCCGGGACCACCTTGAATCATGTGATTGTTTCGGATGGTTGTATTATTCTGGCCGATAAGATTCATCGTTCGGTGATGGGAATTCGATCACGCGTTGGGGCAGGAACCGTTATTAAGATGACTTACATGATGGGGTCCGATTATTATGAGGAACTTACGGAGGTTGTGGAAATGACCAATAGCCAGGAGCCGCCACCTATTGGTGTAGGCGAGCGCTGCTATATCGAAAATGCAATTCTAGATAAAAACTGCCGGATTGGTAATGATGTTCGCATTAAAGGTGGTAAACATTTGCCCGATGGAGACTTTGAGCAATATTCCGTTGTGGATGGAATTATTGTCGTAAAGAAAAACGCCGTGATAGATCATAATACAAGTATTGGCTTGTAA
- a CDS encoding EamA family transporter, protein MVKDTTTPSASIIIFAYAVVYVVWGSTFFFIEKALHAFPPFVLGSIRFIIAGTLLMGYCYFKGYKIYIKKAVKDAAFVGFLLLFVDMAAIIWSEQYISSAIVSILSAATAIWFIILDKPKWKENFSSVTTILGLVLGFIGVIMLFAEQIFGPASESAESENKLTAMIVLTLGTIGWTVGSLWSKYSKERTKEKSSDADTLAPAKEEDLNVMVKTAWQMVVAGTAFTTVALINGEYSRFDPAAVSVEYWGAMVYLALMGSILAFSCYIFLLQVRPATEVSTYAYVNPIVALILVHFFTDHEVTKLQIIGLAVVLFSVLLMNWNLYQGSSLVRNYKRRRKIKKLRHMAPKSSIPRIVEVAEFGKKKPKSEIKDPTAKETPKTEE, encoded by the coding sequence ATGGTAAAAGATACAACTACCCCATCAGCAAGCATCATTATTTTTGCTTATGCTGTCGTTTATGTGGTCTGGGGTTCCACTTTTTTCTTTATCGAGAAGGCGCTGCATGCCTTCCCTCCCTTTGTACTAGGCTCTATCCGATTTATAATTGCGGGTACACTATTAATGGGCTATTGCTACTTTAAGGGTTACAAGATTTATATTAAAAAAGCAGTAAAGGATGCTGCCTTTGTCGGCTTCCTCCTACTATTTGTTGACATGGCAGCCATTATTTGGTCTGAGCAGTACATCTCCAGTGCAATCGTTTCCATACTCTCGGCTGCAACAGCCATCTGGTTCATTATTTTAGATAAACCAAAATGGAAAGAGAACTTCTCTAGTGTGACAACCATCCTTGGCCTCGTGCTAGGTTTCATCGGAGTGATTATGTTGTTTGCAGAACAGATATTCGGACCAGCCTCCGAATCAGCAGAAAGCGAGAATAAATTAACAGCCATGATTGTCTTAACCCTAGGTACAATCGGTTGGACGGTTGGTTCATTGTGGTCAAAATATAGCAAAGAAAGAACAAAGGAAAAATCAAGTGATGCGGATACCCTAGCACCAGCAAAAGAGGAAGACCTCAATGTGATGGTAAAAACCGCTTGGCAAATGGTGGTAGCAGGAACAGCCTTTACGACGGTCGCATTAATAAACGGCGAATATAGCCGCTTCGATCCGGCAGCCGTATCGGTAGAATATTGGGGAGCTATGGTTTACTTAGCCCTGATGGGATCCATATTAGCATTTAGCTGTTACATTTTCCTATTGCAGGTTCGTCCAGCAACAGAGGTAAGTACCTATGCTTATGTTAATCCGATCGTTGCGCTTATCCTCGTGCACTTCTTCACCGATCATGAGGTGACCAAACTGCAAATTATTGGTTTAGCAGTAGTATTGTTCTCTGTTCTTTTAATGAACTGGAATTTATACCAGGGCAGCAGCTTAGTCAGAAACTACAAACGAAGAAGAAAAATCAAGAAGCTACGCCATATGGCTCCGAAATCAAGTATTCCGCGTATTGTTGAAGTTGCTGAGTTCGGCAAGAAGAAACCGAAAAGCGAAATCAAAGATCCAACAGCGAAAGAAACGCCAAAAACAGAAGAATAA